In the genome of Ictalurus punctatus breed USDA103 chromosome 3, Coco_2.0, whole genome shotgun sequence, the window attttcatgttttttttttttttaaattaggtttttgttttgtttttttgcacaaactgtacagcactttgggTGTACGGTGGCTTCGTGGTTAGCTTGTTTGCCTttcacctccggggttggggatttgaatcctgcctctgccctgtgtgcacggagtttgcatgttctccccatgcttcgggggtttcctccacaagtccaaagacatgcatggcatTGTGGTTGGCAATGTGATTGAcatttcaaaattgtccatagtgtgtgactgggtgtgagagtttgtgtgcgattgtgccctgtgatgggtttgcACCCTGTCCTGGTTGTCCCCCGCCTTTTGCCCCAgtttccctggaataggctcgaAGCTTTGACCCTGTGTGGGATAAACGGCATGGAAAATGCATGTACAGCAATTTGACCtgtgttttaaatgtatgaaaagtctcatataaataaaaagttaatacaattattattgataactataattattattgatcaTTATTGTTAGTAGTAATATTGTATGTAAGGTTATTGTCTCATGTTCCCAGTTGCCCAGAAGACGACTGAACAGGCGAATCTTGTGGGCGAGGCTGCAGTAGCAGGAGCCAATGAGGTATCAGGGAAGGCAGTGGAGGGTCTGGGGACTGTAGTGGCATCTACTGGACTGATCAACCCGGTAAACACCACATCTAGAATAACCACATGTGTAAAACTCTATGTGTAAAACTGTAGTAATTCACCAgttttgttgcattttcttATGTGATGACGTTGTTTATTATGTTCTTATATTGATCTGTTTCCCTCATGTGCGACTGTGACCAGGATGAACAGCCAATCACTGAGGTGCTAACATGGGCTCAAACATTCAGCATGATCTTATGTTCCTGCTCATGAGCTTTCAACATCAAACCATTTCATAACCTCAAAGGAAGATACTTAAAAAATTTAAAGGAAGTTGaagttttagatttatttaataaaaggagATATAGTCTGATGATGAAACTCATGAAGCAcaaaaatacccccccccccccccccccccctttaccCCTGAGGCCAGACAGACTCCTGGCAGTCTAATGACAGAGACTGTCGATGCTGAAACTGCATTTCAGTGTGAGCGCAATCAATACCGGTTTGTTATGTCTAGTTTGGTAGCCTAgctctggtttaaaaaaaaaaagtaaacactaAGGTCTTTGGGGCATTAATGACATGACAAAGTTTAGGTCATTCCATATTTGTTTTGACAACCAGAAATTTTCGGGTTTTTTTAGTATTAAGTAACTGTGTGATATGGTagttgtgtaaaaataaatttattcaACAAAAAAGTCACAGAAGGGCGTACATGTTTATTGAGAAATCTAGATCATATAAATATGCAGACTGGAAATCAACACACAGTCACGCTCCTGTTTAACAAATGTGACAAGACAAGATCATATGCAGACTAGAATATGATATTTCTCTTGTATTTAATGACACTTAATATGTTTGATACGATAGCCATGCCTATTTCTTAAAAGAATGCAACAGCACCACTGTAGGTTTTGAACATTGACCAGTCTCAAATCAATTCCTCCAAAAGGCTTTAATcaaaaaagttgtatttaagaAAGAGAAACAATAACACTTCAAACGTATTCCCATGACTGCATTATCTTGAAGGCTAACTCAATTTTTCTTATAGTGAACCCTTGGATATTCACCACTGCTATTTTCTTTCACGGATCATTCGATTCTAATCCACATCTAATCATCTATATGCATGGGTTTTGATATAAAATTGTTTTCACATTTCCCCCTAATTCCAAACTCGTACACGTCCTCCCAGCTAACCAAGAAATTCTCTTAAACGCTGCAGACGTAAACAGCGACACTTTTACTTTATAGCACTCTTACAGCCAGGTATATATACACTGAACAAAATTGAACAAAAAATGGTTAAACTTATAGAACTTGGTGAGTTGCTGGCCTGGCTCTGAAGAGGCTATGTCCTATTCTAAAGCTCAGATCAAATACCTGAGTCACTGTTCTCCATCTCTTCTCAGGCCGAACCGTCCCAAACCGAAGAAGCAGCAGAGCCAGCTGCAGATGCAGGACAATaggtaagagagagacagaaagagagacagagagagagagagaagaggaaataATGACAGGCATAGAGATATATGATATGTTGGGGACAGTGAGAAGGTGGATGTGTTGGAAGACCACACAGAAGAACCTATCCATTAAATGCTATTTTATAATGCTATCTTTCACAGTTGGTTATTATAGATATAGACTCCATATGAATTTAACAAACTGTTTCAGCTCATTACATGCTTGCTGGATTAGGgattcacaattttttttgcagCCATGAACTCCTTCCAGTGTAAAAGAATTCCTACTGAACCCTTTACACATATAATGCAATGATTGATATGagttctttattttatagagactttagagctttttattcctgaactttctatTTAAGTGCCATCTTTaatactacagggtgtcccgaaagtctccatgcataggggaaattaacatttttttgcaaaatgtaaCTCCTCTATTGCCATTTCTTTATAAACACACATGGAGTCGTCTCGCCCTACTTTAGCTCCCAGTTTGGCAACAGCGTCGTGTGTGATGTACATGTTTCTTGTTCAAGTCCATCCTATATCTTGCGACCGcgtcccgatccagccatgagaatgatttcaataccttcatcaaaggcattcttaaaggctacctgaaaatatatataatataaatcaagtatataaaataagtacaaaaaattttggaagacttAACactttgctaaaaagtgttaatttcccctatgtatggagacttttgggacaccctgtaattATACCAGCACTGTTgggttctcgattctgattggtcaaaaggtgttgattaattttctataacagcagttccaACAATAATGCTGGCTCCAAGGtagatcacaggtttatgttaatgtgtaatgtaatatgttattgtttctatagtaacatgacaagctgcaatttttttgtcttattaactgaaaaagagagacaaaagcTGGTAAGAAATTTGTTTATAACGCCTACAACAATATGCTATGTACAAGGATtcactctttaataaataaaaattataatcatcagtaagaagaataaaacacttcaggatgtgctgctataagaaaataatcaactttggtgtGGTAATGAATCACACTACTCTGCTGCTGAATATTTTCACATCCTGTAGACATAATACCAGCCCCTAAAAAAATCTCCTTAATCAAACGGTGCAGTTTCTGGCTATAGTGTATATCACAGGTCCCGTGGTGGAGTGAGCGCGGTCTGGTGGGCCCATTttgaccccactttgagaaaaCATGAGACTAGAGTTAAGCTGTAATACCTTATAATTAAGACCTTACAATTTTGCTAactttgtgtgatttttttaaaaagctagaCTTGCTCATTGTCCCTCTCATTTCCTTACTGAAATCTTTTCCGTTTGTATTTCAGGGTCGTTATCTTCTAGGACCGATGGCTTCTTGACATGGTCTTTTGGTGTTCAAGAGGATAGTAAGATGTTAACTGCAGTCAGTTCCCTACTGTTTCTTGTGTTTTGATCCCTCCAACACCAAAGCTTTTTAGAGTGACTCGAAAAACACT includes:
- the sncga gene encoding synuclein, gamma a isoform X2 yields the protein MDVLKKGFSMAKEGVVAAAEKTKEGLEEAAAKTKEGVMYVGTKTKEGMVSSVNTVAQKTTEQANLVGEAAVAGANEVSGKAVEGLGTVVASTGLINPAEPSQTEEAAEPAADAGQ
- the sncga gene encoding synuclein, gamma a isoform X1, which translates into the protein MDVLKKGFSMAKEGVVAAAEKTKEGLEEAAAKTKEGVMYVGTKTKEGMVSSVNTVAQKTTEQANLVGEAAVAGANEVSGKAVEGLGTVVASTGLINPDEQPITEAEPSQTEEAAEPAADAGQ